In a genomic window of Tripterygium wilfordii isolate XIE 37 chromosome 8, ASM1340144v1, whole genome shotgun sequence:
- the LOC120004124 gene encoding uncharacterized protein LOC120004124 isoform X1, whose amino-acid sequence MGRMSRSDGSPIRLLFRGWDFWWSPFIHIVIEWRHSFSLTSLVSLRDGSPVTRWASVAFGAGVGLGSAYTECSRIFDGSPAKLAPPKMEDSPAKLASPEIVDSPAPQDYEYGLLVIISRISRTENLHN is encoded by the exons ATGGGACGCATGTCTCGATCTGACGGTTCGCCGATTCGTTTACTCTTCCGTGGCTGGGACTTTTGGTGGTCTCCTTTTATTCA TATTGTGATCGAGTGGAGACATTCTTTCTCGCTAACGAGCTTGGTTTCTCTGAGAGATG GGAGTCCGGTGACTCGCTGGGCATCTGTAGCTTTTGGTGCTGGAGTTGGCCTAGGATCTGCATATACAGAGTGTTCTCGTATTTTTGATGGATCTCCTGCAAAATTGGCACCTCCTAAGATGGAAGATTCTCCTGCGAAGTTGGCATCTCCTGAGATTGTAGATTCTCCAGCTCCTCAG GATTATGAGTATGGATTGCTTGTTATCATTTCCAGGATAAGCAGGACTGAGAATCTACACAATTGA
- the LOC120004124 gene encoding uncharacterized protein LOC120004124 isoform X2, protein MAENKQVVQPKCNVNAKWDACLDLTVRRFVYSSVAGTFGGLLLFRSPVTRWASVAFGAGVGLGSAYTECSRIFDGSPAKLAPPKMEDSPAKLASPEIVDSPAPQDYEYGLLVIISRISRTENLHN, encoded by the exons atggCAGAAAACAAGCAAGTTGTGCAGCCCAAGTGCAACGTTAACGCCAAATGGGACGCATGTCTCGATCTGACGGTTCGCCGATTCGTTTACTCTTCCGTGGCTGGGACTTTTGGTGGTCTCCTTTTATTCA GGAGTCCGGTGACTCGCTGGGCATCTGTAGCTTTTGGTGCTGGAGTTGGCCTAGGATCTGCATATACAGAGTGTTCTCGTATTTTTGATGGATCTCCTGCAAAATTGGCACCTCCTAAGATGGAAGATTCTCCTGCGAAGTTGGCATCTCCTGAGATTGTAGATTCTCCAGCTCCTCAG GATTATGAGTATGGATTGCTTGTTATCATTTCCAGGATAAGCAGGACTGAGAATCTACACAATTGA
- the LOC120004124 gene encoding uncharacterized protein LOC120004124 isoform X4 has product MGRMSRSDGSPIRLLFRGWDFWWSPFIHIVIEWRHSFSLTSLVSLRDGSPVTRWASVAFGAGVGLGSAYTECSRIFDGSPAKLAPPKMEDSPAKLASPEIVDSPAPQDKQD; this is encoded by the exons ATGGGACGCATGTCTCGATCTGACGGTTCGCCGATTCGTTTACTCTTCCGTGGCTGGGACTTTTGGTGGTCTCCTTTTATTCA TATTGTGATCGAGTGGAGACATTCTTTCTCGCTAACGAGCTTGGTTTCTCTGAGAGATG GGAGTCCGGTGACTCGCTGGGCATCTGTAGCTTTTGGTGCTGGAGTTGGCCTAGGATCTGCATATACAGAGTGTTCTCGTATTTTTGATGGATCTCCTGCAAAATTGGCACCTCCTAAGATGGAAGATTCTCCTGCGAAGTTGGCATCTCCTGAGATTGTAGATTCTCCAGCTCCTCAG GATAAGCAGGACTGA
- the LOC120004124 gene encoding uncharacterized protein LOC120004124 isoform X3 has protein sequence MGRMSRSDGSPIRLLFRGWDFWWSPFIHIVIEWRHSFSLTSLVSLRDGSPVTRWASVAFGAGVGLGSAYTECSRIFDGSPAKLAPPKMEDSPAKLASPEIVDSPAPQVDLSFM, from the exons ATGGGACGCATGTCTCGATCTGACGGTTCGCCGATTCGTTTACTCTTCCGTGGCTGGGACTTTTGGTGGTCTCCTTTTATTCA TATTGTGATCGAGTGGAGACATTCTTTCTCGCTAACGAGCTTGGTTTCTCTGAGAGATG GGAGTCCGGTGACTCGCTGGGCATCTGTAGCTTTTGGTGCTGGAGTTGGCCTAGGATCTGCATATACAGAGTGTTCTCGTATTTTTGATGGATCTCCTGCAAAATTGGCACCTCCTAAGATGGAAGATTCTCCTGCGAAGTTGGCATCTCCTGAGATTGTAGATTCTCCAGCTCCTCAGGTAGACTTGTCATTTATGTGA
- the LOC120004123 gene encoding patellin-3-like, whose product MADETPTSVPLPAASQPTPREDEKPDFQPPPTSSVTESDSLSITQKDEPPAPDTSEVVDSDSKVTEEPPPAPVAMEESRSLASVMQRDGSASPPVTTTEAEKSEVTGKSFAGKEDVVVAEVVKDKDEETQIQEKKVPQTLISFKEESNKVSDLLDVERKALLELKQLVQETLNTHQFTSPPPKQEEKQEVQTLQEPPKVEAESDVSTELTPPAPKEEESKAQEQEIPKKETQEEAPKEEQKDKIPADEVSIWGVPLLKDDRSDVILLKFLRARDFKVRDAFVMLKNTVKWRKEFNIDALVDEDLGDDLEKVVFMHEHDREGHPVCYNVYGEFQNKDLYLKTFSDEIKRNNFLRWRIQFLERSIRKLDFNPGGINTIFQVNDLKNSPGPGKRELRTATKQALQLLQDNYPEFVVKQVFVNAPWWHIAFYTMISPFMTQRTKSKFVFAGPAKSAVTLFKYISPEQVPIQYGGLSVDYCDCNPEFTIADAATEITLKPATKQTVEIIIYEKCIIVWELRVIGWEVSYGAEFAPDAKDQYTVIIQKPTKMAPTDEPVVSSSFKVGELGKLLLTIDNPTSKKKQFLYRFNVKPYFE is encoded by the exons ATGGCCGATGAAACTCCTACGTCAGTACCACTACCAGCAGCCTCGCAACCGACACCAAGGGAGGACGAGAAACCAGACTTCCAGCCGCCACCAACATCATCTGTAACTGAATCTGATTCGCTGTCAATTACGCAGAAGGATGAGCCACCAGCACCAGATACATCAGAAGTTGTGGACTCTGATTCTAAAGTGACCGAAGAGCCGCCTCCTGCACCAGTGGCTATGGAGGAGTCTAGATCACTTGCGTCTGTGATGCAGAGAGATGGGTCTGCATCGCCGCCGGTGACCACGACAGAAGCGGAGAAGTCTGAGGTGACGGGGAAGTCTTTTGCTGGCAAGGAAGATGTTGTTGTGGCGGAGGTTGTGAAGGATAAAGATGAAGAGACGCAGATTCAGGAAAAAAAGGTTCCTCAGACTCTGATTTCGTTCAAGGAGGAGAGCAACAAAGTGTCCGATCTCTTGGATGTCGAGAGGAAGGCGTTGCTTGAGCTGAAGCAGCTCGTACAAGAAACTCTCAACACTCACCAATTCACCTCACCACCTCCTaaacaagaagagaaacaaGAAGTCCAAACACTCCAAGAACCCCCAAAAGTTGAAGCAGAATCTGATGTCAGCACAGAATTGACTCCACCGGCAcccaaagaagaagaatcaaaagCACAGGAACAAGAAATTCCAAAAAAGGAAACCCAAGAAGAAGCACCAAAAGAGGAGCAAAAAGACAAAATTCCTGCTGACGAGGTGTCAATTTGGGGAGTTCCTCTCCTCAAGGATGATAGGAGTGATGTGATTCTGTTGAAATTCCTGAGGGCTAGGGATTTCAAAGTGAGGGATGCGTTTGTGATGCTCAAGAACACAGTCAAATGGAGGAAGGAGTTTAATATTGACGCCCTTGTGGATGAAGATCTGGGTGATGATTTGGAGAAAGTTGTGTTCATGCATGAGCATGACAGGGAGGGGCATCCTGTGTGTTACAATGTGTATGGGGAGTTCCAAAACAAGGACTTGTATCTGAAAACGTTTTCAGATGAGATCAAACGAAACAATTTTCTACGGTGGCGAATTCAGTTCTTGGAGAGGAGTATAAGGAAGCTTGATTTTAATCCTGGTGGAATCAATACCATTTTTCAGGTTAATGATCTCAAGAATTCTCCTGGGCCAGGTAAGCGTGAGCTGCGAACTGCTACCAAGCAGGCTCTCCAGTTACTCCAAGACAATTACCCTGAATTTGTTGTCAAACAG GTGTTTGTTAACGCTCCTTGGTGGCATATTGCTTTCTATACAATGATAAGCCCATTCATGACCCAAAGGACCAAAAGCAAGTTTGTTTTCGCAGGACCTGCAAAATCAGCTGTGACCCTTTTCAA ATACATATCACCAGAGCAAGTGCCAATTCAATATGGTGGCCTCAGTGTGGATTATTGTGATTGCAACCCAGAATTCACCATTGCCGATGCTGCAACCGAAATTACTTTAAAACCAGCAACCAAGCAGACTGTAGAGATCATAATTTATGAG AAATGTATCATTGTTTGGGAGCTTCGCGTTATTGGGTGGGAGGTGAGCTATGGAGCTGAATTTGCCCCTGACGCTAAAGATCAGTATACAGTAATCATTCAGAAACCTACAAAAATGGCCCCAACAGATGAACCAGTAGTGAGTAGCAGCTTCAAAGTTGGAGAACTTGGTAAACTACTCCTCACAATTGACAACCCTACCTCCAAAAAGAAGCAGTTTCTTTACAGGTTCAATGTCAAACCCTATTTTGAATGA
- the LOC120003640 gene encoding putative F-box protein At3g16210: MEDILFEILARLPVKSLMRFKCVCKTWFNLFKNSDFIGKHHLLTCCNSNPSFGITHDSSYDDVRYLSLFSEKSLTLTEKISIPFTRKGCPFFCNQFRFPYLVGPCDGLFCLYSGWEIALWNPATREFKSLPPPPMDKIIVVGIGGIGGVAFGFDRTNNDYKVLVYQDGSSKLYLYSLKSDSWKEIPAHAHPNISPVYHPRFCTYLNGVCYWLGRQEEDRVECIMSYDMTDQVFQKVPLPDSDSSYDEGVGLCNFRGCLALIYNTGGVFPCFDVWVWTEGKAEEKGYSWFRKVSVRPLYERQVYMSLGIGKDGRLFFRNSEGHVFFYDTRSQQMEKILHLDEADETSQVVVSYVENLLSINPTPD; encoded by the coding sequence ATGGAGGATATTCTGTTTGAGATACTCGCGAGGCTTCCTGTAAAATCATTGATGAGATTCAAGTGCGTCTgcaaaacttggtttaatctttTTAAGAATTCAGATTTTATTGGCAAGCACCATCTCTTGACCTGCTGCAACTCCAACCCTAGTTTCGGTATCACTCATGATTCCTCCTATGATGATGTGAGATATTTGTCGTTGTTCTCTGAAAAATCGCTTACGTTGACGGAAAAAATTTCTATACCATTCACCCGCAAGGGTTGTCCATTCTTCTGTAACCAATTCCGGTTCCCTTATCTAGTCGGTCCCTGTGATGGTTTATTTTGCCTGTATTCCGGATGGGAGATTGCGCTATGGAATCCAGCCACTAGAGAATTCAAGTCACTCCCTCCACCGCCCATGGACAAAATCATCGTTGTTGGAATCGGAGGAATCGGAGGAGTCGCGTTTGGTTTCGATCGCACGAATAATGACTATAAGGTGCTAGTTTACCAAGACGGATCCAGTAAACTTTATTTATATTCTCTCAAGAGTGATTCTTGGAAAGAAATCCCGGCCCACGCCCATCCAAATATTTCTCCCGTGTATCATCCACGGTTTTGCACATATTTGAATGGTGTTTGTTATTGGTTGGGTAGACAAGAGGAGGATCGTGTTGAATGTATCATGTCCTACGACATGACTGATCAAGTGTTTCAGAAGGTGCCGCTTCCAGATTCTGATTCTTCATATGATGAGGGTGTAGGACTTTGCAACTTCAGAGGATGTCTTGCCCTTATCTATAACACCGGGGGGGTTTTTCCCTGCTTTGATGTATGGGTGTGGACTGAAGGTAAAGCTGAAGAAAAGGGGTACTCTTGGTTTCGAAAAGTATCTGTCCGACCCCTTTACGAACGTCAAGTTTATATGTCATTGGGTATTGGGAAAGATGGTCGGTTATTTTTTAGAAATTCGGAAGGGCATGTATTCTTCTATGACACTAGAAGCCAACAAATGGAGAAGATTTTGCATCTTGATGAGGCTGATGAAACTTCGCAAGTTGTTGTTAGTTATGTGGAGAATCTCCTTTCAATCAACCCTACACCTGATTGA